One region of Flavobacterium sp. GSB-24 genomic DNA includes:
- a CDS encoding D-2-hydroxyacid dehydrogenase, with protein MKVLANDGISKSGILALEKGGFEVITTKVAQEQVANYINENNIDVILVRSATKVRKDIIDACPGIKIIGRGGVGMDNIDVDYAKSKGIHVINTPASSSESVAELVFGHLFNGVRFLHDSNRNMPLEGDTNFDGLKKAYANGTELRGKTLGIVGIGRIGQATAKMALGLGMKVIAADSFIPEVDIKVEFFDGQSITTKVVSQSLESLFKEADFITLHVPAQNGYIIGEKEFEIMKDGVGIVNCARGGVIDEVALVKALDSGKVAFAGLDVFENEPKPEMAILMHSKISLTPHIGAATGEAQDRIGTELASQIITLLS; from the coding sequence ATGAAAGTATTAGCAAATGATGGAATTTCTAAAAGTGGAATTCTAGCCTTAGAAAAAGGCGGATTTGAAGTTATAACTACAAAAGTAGCTCAAGAACAAGTAGCTAACTATATAAATGAAAACAATATTGACGTAATTTTAGTTCGTAGTGCAACTAAAGTTCGTAAAGACATTATTGACGCTTGTCCTGGTATTAAAATTATCGGACGTGGTGGTGTTGGTATGGATAACATTGATGTTGACTACGCTAAAAGCAAAGGAATCCATGTAATCAATACTCCAGCTTCATCTTCAGAATCTGTTGCTGAATTAGTGTTTGGACACTTATTTAATGGTGTACGTTTTTTACATGATTCTAACAGAAATATGCCTCTTGAAGGAGATACTAATTTTGACGGTTTGAAAAAAGCTTACGCTAACGGAACTGAATTAAGAGGTAAAACTTTGGGTATTGTTGGTATTGGCCGTATTGGTCAGGCTACTGCAAAAATGGCTCTTGGTTTAGGAATGAAAGTTATCGCTGCAGATAGTTTTATTCCGGAAGTAGATATTAAAGTTGAATTTTTTGACGGACAATCTATCACAACTAAAGTAGTTTCTCAATCTTTAGAATCTTTATTTAAAGAAGCTGATTTCATCACATTACACGTTCCTGCTCAAAATGGTTACATCATTGGAGAGAAAGAATTTGAAATCATGAAAGATGGCGTTGGAATTGTTAACTGTGCTCGTGGAGGTGTTATTGACGAGGTTGCTTTAGTAAAAGCATTAGATTCTGGAAAAGTTGCTTTTGCTGGATTAGATGTTTTTGAAAACGAGCCAAAACCAGAAATGGCAATTTTAATGCACTCTAAAATCTCTTTGACCCCGCACATTGGAGCTGCAACTGGAGAGGCACAAGATAGAATTGGTACAGAGCTAGCTTCACAAATTATTACTTTGTTAAGCTAA
- the serC gene encoding 3-phosphoserine/phosphohydroxythreonine transaminase, whose amino-acid sequence MKKHNYSAGPSILPQEVFEKASKAILNFNDSGLSILEISHRSKDFVAVMEEARSLALELLGLQGKGYQALFLQGGASTAFLMAPYNLMKENGKAAYLDSGTWATAAIKEAKLFGETVIVGSSKDDNYTHIPKGYEIPADADYFHCTSNNTIFGTQMKDFPATNIPVVCDMSSDIFSRELDFSKFDLIYAGAQKNMGPAGTTLVVVKEEILGKNGRTIPSMLDYAKHIKAESMYNTPPVFSVYVSLLTLQWIKEKGGIAAVEKLNNAKAALLYAEIDRNPLFKGAAAVEDRSNMNVTFLLNNPDHTATFDALWKEANISGLPGHRSVGGYRASIYNAMPIESVQVLVDVMKALESKV is encoded by the coding sequence ATGAAAAAACACAACTACAGCGCAGGACCAAGTATTTTACCTCAGGAAGTTTTTGAGAAAGCATCAAAAGCAATTTTAAATTTTAATGATTCAGGATTATCTATTCTTGAAATTTCGCACAGAAGCAAAGATTTTGTTGCCGTTATGGAAGAAGCTCGATCCCTTGCTTTAGAATTATTAGGACTTCAAGGAAAAGGTTATCAAGCTTTATTTTTACAAGGTGGTGCAAGTACAGCATTCTTAATGGCTCCATATAACTTAATGAAAGAAAATGGAAAAGCAGCTTATTTAGACTCAGGAACATGGGCAACTGCTGCTATTAAAGAAGCTAAACTTTTTGGAGAAACTGTTATCGTTGGTTCTTCAAAAGACGACAATTATACTCATATTCCAAAAGGTTACGAAATCCCAGCTGATGCTGATTATTTCCACTGCACAAGTAATAACACCATTTTTGGAACTCAAATGAAAGATTTCCCAGCAACAAATATTCCTGTTGTATGCGATATGAGTTCTGATATTTTTTCACGCGAATTAGATTTTTCTAAATTTGATTTGATTTACGCTGGAGCTCAAAAAAATATGGGACCTGCCGGAACTACTCTTGTTGTGGTTAAAGAAGAAATCTTAGGCAAAAATGGAAGAACAATTCCTAGTATGTTAGATTATGCTAAACATATCAAAGCAGAAAGTATGTACAATACTCCTCCTGTTTTCTCTGTTTACGTTTCTCTTTTAACTTTACAATGGATCAAAGAAAAAGGCGGAATTGCTGCTGTTGAAAAATTAAACAACGCAAAAGCAGCTTTACTTTACGCTGAAATCGACAGAAACCCATTATTCAAAGGCGCAGCAGCAGTTGAAGATCGTTCGAATATGAATGTAACTTTCTTATTGAACAATCCAGATCATACAGCAACATTTGATGCTTTATGGAAAGAAGCAAATATCTCAGGATTACCAGGACACCGTTCTGTTGGTGGTTACAGAGCTTCTATTTACAACGCAATGCCAATCGAAAGCGTTCAGGTTTTGGTTGATGTAATGAAAGCATTGGAATCTAAAGTTTAG
- a CDS encoding acyl-CoA reductase translates to MTLETKKSVFVELGKFLSQFSEEQSVQKSDVLYNDIFFEDFKSLIHLSQSHNGWYTPEQVYFALQSWAEALTEENLEKWLSQYETDFAQNDSREKTVALILAGNIPLVGFHDFLSVLITGNKALIKTSSNDQHLLPFLAKYLIAVDESLKDKITFVEGKLENFDAVIATGSNNTSRYFEYYFKDKPSIIRKNRNSAAILTGKETHEELEQLGEDIFRYFGLGCRNVSKLFVPKEYSFDAFFQAIFKYQDVIHYEKYANNYDYNKAVFLMSNFKLLDNGFLTLKEDSSYASPISSVFYEYYENLEELQKRLETDSEQIQCIVGTNLTSDSIAFGETQKPQLWDYPDNVDTITFLLTTK, encoded by the coding sequence ATGACATTAGAAACAAAAAAAAGTGTTTTTGTTGAATTAGGAAAATTTTTAAGTCAGTTTTCTGAAGAGCAATCGGTGCAAAAATCTGACGTTTTATATAATGATATCTTTTTTGAAGATTTTAAAAGTCTGATCCATTTATCCCAATCCCATAACGGATGGTATACTCCTGAACAGGTTTATTTCGCATTACAGTCTTGGGCAGAAGCTTTAACAGAAGAAAACCTCGAAAAATGGCTTTCTCAATACGAAACTGACTTCGCTCAAAATGACAGCAGAGAAAAAACTGTTGCTTTAATATTAGCTGGAAATATTCCGTTAGTTGGTTTTCATGATTTTTTATCGGTTTTAATTACAGGCAACAAAGCTTTAATCAAAACTTCATCAAATGACCAGCATTTACTGCCTTTTTTGGCCAAGTATTTAATTGCTGTAGATGAAAGTTTGAAAGATAAGATCACTTTCGTGGAAGGAAAACTAGAAAATTTCGATGCTGTAATTGCTACAGGAAGCAACAATACTTCTCGCTATTTCGAATACTATTTTAAAGATAAGCCATCGATTATTCGCAAAAACCGAAATTCAGCAGCTATTTTAACGGGTAAAGAAACCCATGAAGAATTAGAACAATTAGGCGAAGATATTTTTAGATATTTTGGTTTAGGATGCCGAAATGTTTCTAAACTTTTTGTCCCTAAAGAATATTCTTTTGATGCCTTTTTTCAGGCCATTTTCAAATATCAGGATGTTATTCATTATGAAAAGTATGCTAATAATTACGATTACAATAAAGCTGTATTTTTAATGAGTAATTTTAAATTGTTAGACAATGGTTTTCTAACCTTGAAAGAAGATTCGAGCTACGCCTCTCCTATTTCAAGTGTTTTTTATGAATATTATGAAAACCTTGAAGAACTTCAAAAACGCCTTGAAACCGATTCAGAGCAAATTCAATGCATTGTTGGTACCAATTTAACAAGTGACAGTATTGCATTCGGAGAAACGCAAAAACCGCAATTGTGGGATTATCCAGATAATGTCGATACTATAACGTTTTTGTTAACAACAAAGTAA
- a CDS encoding 4Fe-4S dicluster domain-containing protein, which yields MAIIITDECINCGACEPECPNTAIYEGADDWRYKDGTSLTGKIVLPDGTEVDADDAQTPISDEVYYIVPGKCTECKGFHDEPQCAAVCPVDCCVPDDNHVEDEETLLQRQAFLHGE from the coding sequence ATGGCAATTATAATAACTGACGAATGCATAAACTGCGGGGCCTGCGAACCAGAGTGCCCGAATACAGCAATATATGAAGGAGCAGATGACTGGAGATATAAAGATGGAACAAGTCTTACTGGAAAGATAGTTTTACCTGACGGAACTGAAGTTGATGCAGACGATGCTCAAACTCCAATTTCTGACGAGGTTTACTATATCGTGCCAGGAAAATGTACAGAATGTAAAGGTTTCCACGATGAGCCTCAATGTGCTGCGGTTTGTCCGGTAGACTGTTGTGTGCCAGATGATAATCACGTAGAAGACGAAGAAACTTTGTTACAAAGACAAGCGTTTTTACACGGAGAATAA